Genomic DNA from Schistosoma haematobium chromosome 1, whole genome shotgun sequence:
ttacagtcctaaataacaatgggaagatacaagtgaaacaacaccaagtgaatttaatcataaataatatttaaaactatTGAATACAAAACGAGTGTATTGTTCTAGTTAAAGGATTATTATCTGTATATCCATGATCTCAAAGATATATAATCAAGTTAAGGAGcagtaaatgattcatattgctgaagagtctacaaatagaatgaaattattttagtagtgtatcaaataataactatgaaaaacaaaatctaGTTTCCGGCCAAAAAAACTGTCTTAACAAAGTTCGCCTGTTAATTTACAGCAGACTTGTTTCATAGTGAGCACGATACCTAACTCATAATTCAATGACCCCACATTCTCAATATCAAGGGTTTTTTGATATAATGTGATGCACATCTAATATCATCAGTAAGCTAATTTACCACTCTTATGGTGTATGACCCTACAGGGTATGACTTTCATCATAGTTTTCATCAATGGAGTTGATCGAAAATCAAAATATACTTATGTTAGTTTCATAGAGATACTGTACAGTTTATCAGTAATTTTCAACATAAATTGTTGTCTGTTCTAGAACCACTAAaaatcacaaaacattcaaCGTGGAAAACATTACTAAAATCTCAATAAAGCTATCTTAACAATTCACATCCAAACTGGTGCTTTGAAGTTCAAAAGTCTGAGATCTGTGTATTTCCATTTTCTGATGCACTTCTGTACATATCTAATCTTCCTTTGAATGAATGCATTAAAATTCCCGACATCACTTCTCTGGGTATTTAGTTTCAAACGTTTAGTACATAGTGGGAAAGCCAATATACCTTGACGATTCTGTTCGCTCTTCATCTTTAGAATTATCTGTTGTGCTTTTTTTATTTGTCTTGACGTAACTAGAATAAAAATAGGATGATATCAGGTCCAAACTTACTTTTTATTATCCTGTACATAGTAATAAAATTACCCTTTAATCTATAATATGATAGTGTAGAAAGCTCTAACTTTTCAAATTGCTCATTATCATCCAAGCACCTTCGGAATTTTATTGGTAGTAAATAATTGGTGAACTGTCTTTTGTAAGAAAAATCTTTCATATACATTACTTTACATTAACATAAGAAGTGTTTAAATTATGTTTGTAGAGGAATAAAATCCTTTTATTTTTGCACAGTTCATATgtataaaagtaatttattagCAAATAAAGACTATGTATTTATCATCTTTAATTTACAAAAAATCACTTTACTGATGTCTATCAatttactgattgaaatcatgagtcagttgaatctaggccactatggaaaacctggaagcactggacggccgtttcgtcctagtatgggacccctcaacagcgcgcacccacgatcccgtaccccgcgagattcgaacccaggacctatcagtctcgtaccAGGAGCTTAACCAACCAGACCATTGAGccgccatccaacggtgttgatgtctatcAATTTAATTAAAGTCAAGTAaagaatatttttgttttcatacatatatattaaaacTAGTTTTATCAAATAGAACAATTAGCTAAACATTGGATATAAGCATTTGTTACACACATAGATTTTAATCTTTAAATGATAGAATTTTAGAGATCTGATATGATGGGATTAAAAAGGCAAAATTTACATTCTTTTACTCTGAgatttttgttcaacattacttccacactcagctgatgagtcccaaatgagAAAAAAACGTGCGTACTGGGttcaactgctagccactatccatctttactcataatgcttgtgaatttattattattattattactgttggctttactcaatattatatttttggtacaatatagaattctcagctcAAAGTATTTCAATGAGTTTCTGTTTTTTATCTCTTGATCGATACTAACGATAAACAgtgagtgatcaccagttagatgttaacagttcacgaatcgatatctgaataatatttattcttttcaatcaATATTGCCAGCAACTATaatgtctctgattgggcttttttgtaacttgtacagcgaaatgtcagaaacttttcataaacgcacatGAACAGGTTATGTGAATAAAAGGTATAATGATGTGTTGAAAGAAACAAGggaatagataacttgttgaaatatctagatggaaggaacaggtagcccagatattcaagcaggtcgCCTTGGTTATTTctattaaggtaatatcgaagcaatacacacagtatgcatatatgctaataagaaactgatgaattgcattcctaaacatcaatggaaagattcaaggaaacaatactaagtgaattttatacgatattcttgtattaaattagCATGAACTGTGACATGTGGCATGCGATTTGTTAAAACGCTGAGTATTTCCCATATatatgatttcatcctaattattaatccaAGTAGgtatataaatcaatatataaatgagtgtattttcgactagagtCGTCGTCATGTTTTAAGGGTTAATAAGTCTTCACTTGTACCAATCTTGGTTTTCTTACTTTCGTGTCCTGAGAATCGCAGTGGTCTCGCATTTTTACGAGTATAAGTAATAGGCGATTTCGACATAACAATTAGaaacgaccagatataacaattgGTGCCGCATTCATAAAAGATCAAAGCTGTGAGATATTGAACATTCTGTTTTTAATAAATACAAACTATGTGTGCGTGTGCAAAATTTAGAAACTTGTATTTATTGTCAGTGAAtcgtaatttaaataaattacttttatgaTGACTCAGAAGATTATTTATATGAATTGATGCATAATAGTCAAGTCTTCATGACCTATAAAGCACTAATTCATATAAAAGCATATATTTTATAATGgctaaataaatataatgacaAGAGATCAAATTGTGAATAACCTTCCATAGATTTAGCTTAAAATCTTCGACTGACCGTCAGATAATTTGTAATTACAATCTGATActcatcaacatatgctcactagtgattgacttcaagaggtatttactagagttctaatgagaagcagtggccaatgaaattcaaccggatctgttgtgagatagtaactcactgatgacaatggtggatgtatctctcaatctcgtggattagatgaatttagacattaccaccgttggataccgactcagtcgtctagaagttaagcgttcacacacAAGACCGATAGTCTCCTGGGTTCAATATCTCATgtggcaggatcgtgaatgcacactgttgagtagtcccacaataggatgaaacggtcatccagtttTTCCAGGtatgacttatgatctcaactattaaacttatGAAAATTAGTTATACAATTTTGTTTCTgcatatattttgttttgattattattttacttatatttcttatttatatttACTATTATTCAAACGAATTATCATTTACACTCATTGGTAATTTGTTAGATAAGAAAATGTATTCATTGTTAACattaatttaaaattacattcatactaggacgaaacggccgtccagtgcttccaggttttccatggtggtctagcttcaattgactcatgatttcaaccagtgaaatttctaaaatctccacaaaacccattctgatattcatttatttgtttactttttagTACTTCTTAATGTAATGGTTATTATTTTACTctttatttgatatatttttatttatttattcataattgaaTTGTATTGCAATAAGAGCATGTATATTATTCTATTGTTCATTAATAATGACCCCATGTATATTTAGACTAATAGAATAATTAATGATAGAAAAGACAATtacattaatttaattaattcgaCAAATTTCCTTTCTTTTCgtttgtctgtttgtttgttgtttttcttttccttaaaaagaaaaaaaaatagttCAATGTATCCAATAGATTATTAGttgattgtttgttttcttttctttttttttattcgTTCAGTGATTGGTTCaattattgtataaataagTGAAGTATAGtagtattattttaatttactaaAATTTATTACAAGTGAGAAATTTTCATATACTTATCTTATTTACTTttctaaaaatagaaataatctTTTCTTTTTCAAGGTAACGTTTGacaaaataaactttttttatgtatatatttatttgtattcttTATAGAATTTAGTTGCTATGTAAAATTGTATCttatatttttgataatatTACTTTTAGATGGATTTAACAAGAAGTTCATTATTAATTGTCAGTTTATTTATCCAGATTGTATATGTTAAATCACAATCAAATTGTAATGTTACCAATCTTATCGAATGTTGCAGTATTGAAGGTGGAAAACAAGCACTAACTTGTAAGTAATTTTGTTAATATATCGCCGTTTCGTAACGAGAAAGATgcatatatatactacttacgcCTCCTACCCCTTCTGGAGGAATATAGGCCGACAACTAGCACTCTCCATTCTACCCTgtcatgggcaatcctttccagttctttccacttggtattcattcttttcacatctgcttctatttatttacataatatgttctttggccttcctcttttcctcttcccttcaggattccaagttagggcttgccttatgatgcagttcggtgatttccgtaatgtatgtgtATCCACTTTGAGCATCTTTCcgtaatttcctcttcagttagaAATTGGTCTGTTCTCTACAAATACATATACAACAGTAATCATTGTGTCATAGTGTAAGTTTCATATTTCGTTCCAATCACCCACATATacacaatgatatataaaacaaTTACATGCAATCATCTTTACTAGCTATAACAAAGGCTAATATAAGTTTATCTCCATAtgaaatcatttttttaaaattctatctatttcttttatcatttacattcatattattctttgaagaagtgCTTTATTCTAAATTTCAAAACACCAGAATATTATTTTTCTACAAACAACCTAATGAACAGCTTATTTCTTTAATATCATTAAGTCGAATCATGGTAATGATATCTAAATAATTGATCGCTTTCTTTTATCCCTGTTAAAATGTACTTAAGTTTTATAACTAAAAACTTTATGAATTacttgaaataataatgatagcgAGTCGAAATACGGGGACGTCATATCACTTCATAAATACCTTTCTTTATATTCATCAGTTATTGAATACAAAACTACACCAATAACAAACAGTAATCAACTTTttgatttgaaattatcaagtttaaTAGTTTCCCAATATATCCGTTATGGAattcatttcaattcatttattattatcataattataagctttattcaatatttttggtacaatatagaattctcagcacaaagtatttcaacaagtttccgtttcttaattcttggtcgatcctgactataaatattgagtgatcgccagttagatgttagcagttcagtaaatgaacatctgaataatgtatattcttttcgctTCATACTGCCAGCGACCACATTATCTCTTATtgggctttttgtaactttgacaacgaaatgttgtacacttttcagaaatgcaccaggatagcttatgcgattaatagacataatgatatattaaaacaaacaaaaatagataacttgttgaaatatttagatggcaggaacaggtagcccagatgctcaagcaggccgcctcaAGTAACAAGAATACTTGGTATGAATTCATTAACTTGATTGTTTTAGTATTCCATTGTTTTCTTATATAACTTTTATGTTACAACATTATCTTagtgtatatatatttcatttaatctCTTCCACTATTTTTATGTTTACATATCTGAAAGAAAACACtgacaataaataattaaagtgaGCTTTCCTTTCAATAAACTATCTTTATTCAGAAATGTGAACAATTTGGTTAAAACAAATTTCTAGTTTTAGTTATTTTTCATCTGTTTTTTTCTCCTTTACATATTATCATAGTTATTCAAAGTCAACCTATTGGAATTAATACTGAACAAGTCGTAAAATACTATACGGATTTGTGCAAGTTTCGTACGTTGTATGAACAGGCATCATTTATTAAAGCACAATATGAAAAATTATCAACTGCAGATTTAACTACTATGTTTACTACACCTAAACCTACACAAAAATCTACTATTACACCTAGAACTACACAGAAACCTACTATAACTACACAGAGACCTACTATAACTACACAGAGACCTACTATAACTACACAGAGACCTACTATAACTACACAGAAACCTACTTATACTATACTTAGAACTACAGAAAAATCTACTACACAAATAATGAACAGAACTAATGCTCCATAAGTGTTCGAATCTTCACTGGGAATAAATTTGGACAATGTCAggagtaaaacaaaacaaacaaaaaaataaccCAGTTCATAACTGTAGCAATGTAGACAATTAATTagtaaatacaaatatataaattacaTGAATACTTTATTACTTATACATTTATTAATCAATTTTTTGTTATTAGAATATGATGGGTTCTATTAGAAGAAATTTAATAACTGACTATTAATATACAAAGTAATGTTTAAGATGAATAGGCTTAACTACTGTTTAGCGCATTACTATATTAAGTACGCAAATCTAGTGATGAAAGTACATTATTCAGAACGTTTCATATGGATCGACAATATTTCTCTGAATTGTTAACAATCAGTAATTAAGCATATATAAACTTTACTAGGATAGTTTCTGTCTGCTTAATCAAGTTCAACTACTTGTAATGATTTCAGGCTTAGACGATATTATCTTCTTCGGAGTAAACATAACAAGTAACAAATTTAAAATGTATAGCCCATATCATTTGGAAAAAAATACTTTCATTCCATATTTGGAAAAACAACATTCAGTATTTTTCTCTAGATGATGAGTTGTTCCTAAGGAATCTGTTTATAAATGTGTGACTATTTATGAGTTTTAGATTTTGGAAATGTCTGTTTTAGACTTAAAAAGAAGAATTATCTTTGACTTACCACCAGTTATGGATATATAATTAATAGTGAATATTAACGAGATTTCAAAGGATAGGTTAGTACCTGACGAACTTAATAAAAAGGTTAACCGATAAGGATTACTGGCAGAGCATAGTTGACTTTGAATACCATCAATCAATCTTCCAGTTGTCTACCCTACTGAATCAGATGTCCCAGGGAATACGACTTTTTAATCAATTCTAATCACAGAGACTTAGAACAAGCTTTTACTCAAATTCAGTTAAAACAGCTTATAAAACTCATATCCAACCATCTACTGAATAATGTGCGCTTTTTAGCTTGCAAATATGTCGCcgtttcatttattcatttcaattatcCCCGTAATTAATCAATGTTGATATCTATAGTGATTTCTATCGTTTATTGTTCAAGAGAATTACCTACAATTATTTTATGCATATTATTACCACTCCTAGTTGAAATAAACCTTTAGACTGCAGAAAGTCCAGAAACTTGAATTAAAGCAATTACTTGTCATACAATCACTGCATTATGTTGAACACTTATGCAAATAACAAAGTACACAAACGTTTTATGAGTTTTTTCAACTCTAATGTTAGTAAAGTTGAATCATTACAGCTCCCTGGCTTAGTACCATTTCGTATTGCTAAATATAATCTCTTTCACAATAGTAATAGTTTTTGAATAGTGATGTATGGCTAATAGGTTTTTTGAATGTTAGTCTTGTTAGTATTTACTATtagattgttattattggtAAAGTAAAGAAACATTAAAATACTCGCATAACCAGTATGAACTTCTTTGCTGGCttttacaatttattttttttaattccaATTTATTCCTTAAAAAATACTAAGGGAACACCATCCAAAAACAGCTAAATATTTTGTTACATCCCTGAAATTTATTGAAACTTCCAAGTCTAGATTATTGCGCTGATTCCGAACAAGTAAAATGCTTTCAAAATAATCTCGTCCAATCGATCTCAGTGGTTTCTGGCAATGAATGTTTTCTGTATATACTTTATCTTATAACTCATATACACACTTCATACTTTGACGAGCTCCGAAAAATGGTACCGTAAGAAATTTGTCAGTTTTTGCAAACTCGTTTTATCGTTCAAGTTTCAACTGGTAATTTCCTAAAAGTCATGGCATTACTTCATTTTAGCTATTCATTAACACTTACTTCCTAATCTATGTATCAACTCTCAAGTATGAACCGTTGATGTAGCTTTTAAGAGGCAGGTTTTTGCAAATGTTAACGATACTGCTACCAAGAAGAGAACATTATGTACTTAGATGGAATAGTAAATGTGCAAGACGACCGAACTTAGTGATTGTGATATAGAATAGCTGGTTAAGTGTGAAGTACGTATAAGTAGCTCGACACATATGATGTGATATCGAAACTGTGCTGGTACTTGACTGAGTACCTCTATCTACTTTactcaaataaaacaaataaggtCAAACCGAAGTGTTAGATACTTATAGAATTACTTATATCATAAGTTTCTAGAAAGTCTGTCTATCACTGAAGCTAAATCTAACTCAAATCCGGCAAGAGATCGAGTGTTCTATTTACTCAATGATGCTAATCTAAATGtttgatttaatttaatttactgAATCTCATTTAAAACTCCGAGTTTCGTAGATATTCTTTTAAAGGAGTCAACAATATAAATTACTACTATAATTTCTGAGTTTATTTTAGTTGGAAAAACGCTGACATTTGCTTATGTATTAAGCACTTGGACAGGATATCGTTTCCGTCATTTCTAGAAATGTATGATTTGAAATATTATGAAGAATTTTTAATCAAGAAATTTGAGAGATGGGTGTTGGCTCAGttatctagaggttaagtgttcgcaagTGTgattgaaggccctgggttaGAATCCCACTAGCAGGATCGtgaacgcgcactgctgaggagtcctacaataggacgaagtggccgtcaagtgctttcaggttttcaatgatggtctaacatgaTCGCAATCAAAAATTTGAGAGAATTGAACTTTATAGCTGATCATGTTTATTCTCAAAGATATGCCATTACACAGTTACTACTGtgaaaattttataatttttcgaTTGATACTAACCACATACAATCGTCTACAATCAATTTAATGAAATCTGTTGAACTTTCTCTGATTTTTTCGACATTATACAATTGGGACCAATACTTAACTATTATCTACACAACTTGAGAAGTAAATGAAAGTAGCATAGCAAAAGCTGGTTAGTACCTACATTTGTAGTGAACGAGGACACAAATGGagaaaatcgaatgtatttgaatacaaaataacagaacacagtaaaatctgagaaccatacagtaaatactttatttacaaaatgtcagtcaatcgtctcagacttcattggtCTTTCGTTTCCACAACAATGATTCTTTGCTcgcgttctcttttctttcatcttcctaaccttctgcctccaggcaatTCACGTCCGAttgatgatgcatactacttatatctgttgacatcagtatcACACACTAAACATTTACTAAGAAGGACTACCTGAATTCCCCTTTTCACTTATTAAACGTCAATGATTGAAGGAATTAATACAGTGTTAATACATGTTTCTGACCAACAATTTTCTTTACAAAACTTATGAGATTACATTTCATATGGTCAAAAACGTCCAGTTACTAGTGTCAAGAGACTTGTTAGTTAGTGTTTAGATTTACTTTAGACTGTCCAATACGTTTTCATACATGTTGAATAAAAGTCgatctcaataaaatcaataGGAATgtaattttacaaattaactgATCGGGAGAGAATGGAATTTTGTGGTTCATCTTAAGACATTCTCTATCAGAACTAGAATGTGGTTAGTATTTCAAAGAATTTCTTGTTATATTTCATTCCGTTTGATTTTAGATATCTGGATTCCATCAGCTCTTGTCCTTGCTTTTATACTAGTCATTCGCTTATGCTAACAATTCATTTCAACCTACTACATTTGATAGAACTATCAACATCTCATCCTAGTCTACATTTCTAGATACGAATTACGATAttctttatattattttcatcaaGATATGTGATCATTTATGACTATTGGTCATAATAATCATCACAGttataagtaaaaataaaaaatagtttatcatatttatttgttaaaatacaGGCTACTTTACTTTTGTAAGTAGTATAACGCAAAACAGTTTTTTCACCATTTAGaacataagaaaaataaaattatagtcGAATGTGACTCTTCGTTAAACGGTACTGCGTTCCCACAAATGCGATAAATAGTTaaactatttttattaaactGAACTACTTTTATTGTTACTTGGATTCCTTGGAAAGATTATTCGATTTCGCTTTTAGATACTTCTTGCGTTAAATCTTTTTCCCTAATACCTAAGTACGTTCAGATAAGAGTTGAAAATTGCATAAAACATCTGAACTAGATTCCATCTACTGATTGGCATCAAATATAAACACTTTTAGATATTCACTTCATATGAAAGGTCAATACCTCAgttttttaattatataacaATTCAAACATACGTTatctataaattaaaattataatataccagattgaaatttaattattcatattattcttctGAATTCGTCTATGAAAGACAAATTATCTCATTATCTTTCGTTCTTCAGTAATTCAGTAAGGGCCAACTGGTCCACAACACTTGATATGTACTATTTGTATGCttgcctgcttgaatatctgggctacctgtttctgccatccaattatttcaacaagttatctgggtttgttttattttgttttaacatCTCATTATGTCCATTAGTTACATAATCTATACAGGAgcgtttatgaaaagcctacgacctttcgctgcacaagttacaaaaagtactataaaagacatcGTGATGGTTGGCAAcatgcgttaaagagaatgaatattaatcgtatgtcgattcccgagctgcCAAATTCGAACTgtcgatcactaatcaacaaagtggactatctgcaattcctactaaatcaaaatatgtatcgtaattgtggtgtcatcacaattcaaggatcttggttaaatgatttacaggatgactgcctagtatcactacgtgatttcataatttatcgtcaagatcgatcaaacaataaaaagaggagtggtggcggtgtagctacgtttgtaaacataaactggtgtcgatcttcgtttgtgtgttttaagttttcaaatgacgttatcgactgtctaactctaaaaTGTCGTCAAAaatatctgaataaatacaaatatgtttatgttacgaatatctacgtgactccagactgaacatcatctgcgctatctgttttcgctgatgaattcactaagttcgctgttactgccttcagtgattcactttcagttgtatgtggtgatttcaattcatgtgactgtcgCTTCCTTAcatcactaggtcaccaaaatgtagtagattttcaTACTCGTTTGGATactcatttagacttcgttttcattaatgatgtgggtatatatgtgactcgtaaacgtgctccattgtctagctcggatcactgtataattcgtgttctatctaaagtatatggaaagcatgtgaaaagtacactcttacatcaaaccaagaaagtcaaatataggaattactcagaagaaactatccaaaatctgaaaaacatgtttcatacgactaactgggaattatttacagatgactcactggaaatcactactgatgttatcacttgttaccttaaattctgttttgatatctgttgtcccactgaaaccatttttgtaagctTTGATcaacttacatcttcacaactaaaacgactgcGGAGGGTGAAAGAGAGAATGTACAGGGAGaagaactctaatgaagttcgtaagctagaTGGTCTGATAAatctagagattagacgtctcaactctatgtttactcaaaaactctccaagtatatggaaactctttaaagaacttacaagTGACAGACAGATTaggagcgataaccagctgaatgtttgtgacttaaataagtcttttgtacgtcagtcatctgatgtaatGCTTCCTTCATCCATAGGTTTAAAGAACAGCTGTGttcctagtttcactgaaactgatgtacgaagatggctccagtcacttaattcatGCCGATGTTTAGGAACTGATGTTATCCCAAACCTCCTTTTTAAAAAgtgtgctgacgtcctatgttatccattcacgactatctttaacagatccttctcatctaatctcataccgaaaatgtggagaaagatgaagataatccctgtacccaagaaagtatctggtgataagaatgtgaagtttagacctattgcaataacttcacccttcctcaaaacaatggaaaaattaataatacttccacttcagcctgcgataaaagagcatattgatccgtatcagtttgcttacagatgcaaaagaagcaccttagatgctgttactgttctgcatcacaatatagtgttcaacttagaaaagggtaagaagtatgttcgatgcgcttttctggaccatacttcagcttttggttctataccaagacaacgtttactcAACAAGTTAAtgagcgtcaacactgacagctggataaccaactggctatgttcctacctctctggaaggaaacagtacactgtgtttggaggaaagtgttcagagactctactgtctcatgaaggtgtaccacaaggagctgttcttttacctcctcttttctctttttttctgcatgatctgccacCTTCCACAGAacac
This window encodes:
- a CDS encoding hypothetical protein (EggNog:ENOG41039IU~COG:S), whose amino-acid sequence is MSLIIKYYFNLLKFITSEKFSYTYLIYFSKNRNNLFFFKMDLTRSSLLIVSLFIQIVYVKSQSNCNVTNLIECCSIEGGKQALTFIQSQPIGINTEQVVKYYTDLCKFRTLYEQASFIKAQYEKLSTADLTTMFTTPKPTQKSTITPRTTQKPTITTQRPTITTQRPTITTQRPTITTQKPTYTILRTTEKSTTQIMNRTNAP